CCAGCCGTCGGCGCGGGGGGATAGACGTCAGATCGCGGCACCATGTGGTCGCGACGGGCGCAGCAGCGCGCAGCTTTCGCTCCGCAATCCTAGTTCTCTTCCGTTTCGTCTGCGCTGGCGCGGTCGCCACCATCCTTGCCCTTGCGCTTCTCGCGGAGCTGCACCAGCTGCCGGCGCTGCTCCGGGGTGAGGATACTTCGCATCTCGAGCAGCATCCTGACGCGCGCCTTCCCGAGCGTGGCGCGGGCCTGCTCGATCTGGTCGACCTGCGCCAGGATCGTCGCCTCGGCGGTTTGATCGTCGCTGAGCAGGGCATCGAGCGCGGCCCGCTTCTTCTTGACGTCGGCCTCCATGTCCTCGAGCGGCTGGCGGTTCCTCGCGAGCACGTCCTCCAGCCTCTCGATCTCGTCATCGGTGAGCTTGAGCCGGTGCCGGACCTTGTCCCGCCGCCAGAACTTCCCGTGGTGCATCCCCCCGCCGCCCGGCCAGTGCTCGTCTCCGAACGCGGTGGTCGCCGGTGCGAGGAGAGCGGCGGTGAGTGCGAGCAGGCACAGCTTTTCGAGCCTCATCTGTCTTCTCCTCATCCGTCGCCCAGATCGACGTCGTACGGATCCTCGTCCAGCATGTCGTCGATATCGCGCAGAAGCCGATCGTCGGCCCGATCTCGTGCCCGCCGCGCGCGGTCCGCCGAGCCCGCGAGGGGGTGCACTCCCTGGTAGGCCGGACCGCCGCCCACGAGCGACAGCCTGCTGAGCCCGACCGCGACCGTCAGGACGGCCGCGACGGCGGCTGCGGCCCAGGCCACCCTGGGCAGCGGCGACGGCCGGGTCCTTTCCGCGGCAGCGATGCGGGCCTCGATGGCGGCCGCCTGCCGGCGATAGAAGGACGCGTCGAACGGCTCCCGTGCCGACTCGCTGCGCAGGGGGTCGATCTCCCGCGCGATCGTTTCGGCGCGCTCCGCACAGCCGGGACAGCGCATGAGGTGCGGGTGTGACTCCCGGCGGAGGAGGGCCTCCAGGAGATCGGCATCGTCCGGATGCTCAGGACCAGGGGAACCGTGTTCCATAGAGCGCCTCGACTGCTTTCCGGATGCGGCGGGTTGCGCGGAAGAGATGGGTCTTCACCGTCCCGATGCTGACGCGAGAGAGCGCGGCGATCTCGGCCAGGGAGCGGTCCTCGTAGTAGCGGAGCGCGAAGACCTCGCGCTGCATCTCGGGCAGGGCGCCGATCTGCTCGGCGATCTTCCGCCCGATCTCGCGGCCGGCGGTCCGCGCCTCCGGGCCGGAGTCCATCGGCTGATCGAGCTGAAGCGCGCCCGTGCCGCGGGGGATCGCCGTCTCGAGCTCGAAGGGCATTTCCACTACCCTGCGCCGCGCTCGCTTGAGCCGGTCGCGACACTGGTTGACGACGATGCGGGAGAGCCATGCCTCGAACGGGCATTCCGCCCGGAACCTGCCGAAGCTTCGCCACGCCTTGACGAAGGCGTCCTGCGCGGCGCCGTCGGCATCGTCGCGATCGCCGAGGATGCGGTACGCCAGCCGGGTGACCGATCGCTGGTGCAGCTCGACGAGCCGCCCGAAGGCCTCCCGGTCTCCCGCGCGGGCCGCGCGTACGAGCCTGGCCGTCTCGGCGGCCCGGTCGACCGCCCGCGCGGTTTCGTCGCCGCTTCCCATTCGCGGGTCACACCATGC
Above is a window of Deltaproteobacteria bacterium DNA encoding:
- a CDS encoding periplasmic heavy metal sensor translates to MRRRQMRLEKLCLLALTAALLAPATTAFGDEHWPGGGGMHHGKFWRRDKVRHRLKLTDDEIERLEDVLARNRQPLEDMEADVKKKRAALDALLSDDQTAEATILAQVDQIEQARATLGKARVRMLLEMRSILTPEQRRQLVQLREKRKGKDGGDRASADETEEN
- a CDS encoding sigma-70 family RNA polymerase sigma factor translates to MRSTAGRSSGRWRRRGRTARGRSWPRSTSRGSGGGPPATSPAAIVGGPGRPPGRRMACHPRRRYRNGGDSGSAGVRHAARVVNLPGSPVVQAWCDPRMGSGDETARAVDRAAETARLVRAARAGDREAFGRLVELHQRSVTRLAYRILGDRDDADGAAQDAFVKAWRSFGRFRAECPFEAWLSRIVVNQCRDRLKRARRRVVEMPFELETAIPRGTGALQLDQPMDSGPEARTAGREIGRKIAEQIGALPEMQREVFALRYYEDRSLAEIAALSRVSIGTVKTHLFRATRRIRKAVEALYGTRFPWS